In Pseudobacter ginsenosidimutans, the following are encoded in one genomic region:
- a CDS encoding SusC/RagA family TonB-linked outer membrane protein, with amino-acid sequence MKHYATLLLLIATTFLHTHANAFAQGITIKVKDESLENVFKLIQKQSSYSFVYSGDQLKGASKVSLSVVNESIRTVLDMIMKEQPFKYEISEAFVIIKKKQSAQQIAFDADTTAGNPIDLIGKVVDQDGKPVAGATVTVRATGASTATGVDGSFLIKAEERGVLMITNVGYETKLIRITGGNLMVKLNVAAQQMKEVVVSTGYNKVSNERFVGAYSQLDSVSFHRRAGMAILDRLDGTVTGVFFNKKDENGTSIQIRGISTLYSNAKPLIILDNFPYPYDLSTVNPNDVENIVVLKDAAATSIWGSRAGNGVIVITTKKAKFNQPIRVSFQSNISIQEKPNLFKYPTITSSDFIDVEKFLFSKGFYSTTLENTDTWPVVTPVVEILDKIKKGLIDEKEGTEMIDAMRKNDVRNDLNDYVYKKRISHQQYVNLTGGSNFVNYSLSLGFNGSGPVIQNTNGDKQYTINSNVALKLIKNLEILAGISLSQSQSRQTGIPQFRSYPYAQLVDGSGNSAIIAKDFRATYVDTAGGGQLLDWKFRPLDEIKLADSRNMDRLINLNLGLTYRINSWLSTQFLAQYSVNSSDARTLYNKNSYFVRDLINRYTNLDYSDPQMRYPIPRGGILDYGNSKATSYNFRGQISINKTIGINHLITGLIASDISETNASASSNRLYGYNDQVGAYDSYIDYRGQFKQYGTSSFAQVPQRGAFVENSINRFVSLTTNLAYTFKDRYTVYGSARRDGANIFGITSNKKWKPLWSAGGSWQINKESFFSVNWVSNLKLRFSYGYSGNVNNSATGYSTMAYNIDPAQFTGLLYGDVGSPPNPDLRWEEVRVRNIGIDFSLFKNRFEGSVDFFNKESKDLISAIDLPSSSGVLSYFVNSASLKGNGIEINLKATLLKRNISWVTQFGLSHARMKVTKIFLPRLYRAADFISFGINPSVGKLAYGLSSYSWGGLDALTGDPQGYLDGKVSKNYIDIFNDSVGNQVFHGSSIPLYSGFINNTFSWKGLTASFNISYKLNFYYRKPALNYGLLFSAWDGISDYSKRWQKPGDEKVTNVPSMIYPISSDLQGRDDFYQFSEINVLRGDNVRLEDFRIQYTLNVDQIKILKQMSCFVYVNNLNIILWKKDKSGNDPDFTGGIKYIIPTPKTFTIGVNVGL; translated from the coding sequence ATGAAACACTATGCTACACTGCTATTACTGATTGCTACGACATTTTTGCATACACATGCAAATGCATTTGCCCAGGGAATAACTATAAAAGTAAAAGATGAATCACTTGAAAATGTTTTCAAGCTGATTCAGAAACAATCAAGCTATTCCTTTGTGTATTCCGGCGATCAGTTAAAGGGTGCCAGCAAGGTTAGTTTGAGTGTTGTGAATGAATCTATCCGAACTGTATTGGATATGATTATGAAGGAACAGCCTTTTAAGTACGAGATATCAGAAGCGTTCGTGATAATAAAGAAGAAGCAATCTGCGCAGCAGATTGCTTTTGATGCTGATACTACGGCAGGGAATCCGATTGATCTCATTGGTAAAGTCGTTGATCAGGATGGAAAACCTGTTGCAGGCGCGACAGTAACTGTTCGAGCTACCGGCGCTTCCACAGCTACAGGTGTGGATGGAAGTTTCTTAATTAAGGCGGAAGAAAGAGGGGTGCTGATGATAACAAATGTGGGATATGAAACGAAGCTAATAAGAATTACTGGGGGAAATCTAATGGTGAAGTTGAATGTTGCTGCGCAGCAGATGAAAGAAGTCGTTGTTTCAACTGGATATAATAAAGTAAGCAATGAGCGCTTTGTAGGTGCATATTCCCAATTAGATAGCGTAAGCTTTCATAGACGCGCTGGAATGGCTATTTTGGATAGGCTTGATGGAACTGTTACTGGGGTTTTTTTCAATAAGAAAGATGAGAATGGAACTTCCATTCAAATCAGAGGCATTAGCACATTATACAGCAATGCAAAGCCACTAATAATTTTAGATAATTTCCCATATCCATACGATCTCTCAACTGTAAACCCCAATGACGTTGAAAATATCGTCGTATTGAAAGATGCTGCGGCAACTTCAATATGGGGATCTAGAGCAGGAAATGGAGTTATTGTTATAACGACAAAAAAGGCAAAATTTAATCAACCCATTAGAGTTTCTTTTCAATCAAATATTTCAATTCAGGAGAAGCCTAATTTATTTAAATACCCAACAATTACAAGTTCTGACTTTATTGATGTTGAGAAGTTCTTATTTTCAAAAGGTTTTTATTCAACAACCCTAGAAAATACAGACACATGGCCAGTAGTAACTCCTGTAGTTGAAATATTAGACAAAATTAAGAAAGGATTGATAGACGAAAAGGAAGGTACAGAAATGATTGATGCAATGCGCAAAAATGATGTAAGGAACGATCTTAATGATTATGTGTACAAGAAAAGAATATCTCATCAGCAATATGTGAACCTTACTGGGGGAAGCAATTTTGTAAATTATTCTCTTTCGCTTGGATTTAATGGGAGTGGCCCAGTAATTCAAAATACAAACGGCGATAAGCAGTATACTATTAATTCTAATGTAGCCTTGAAACTAATAAAGAATTTGGAAATTTTGGCAGGGATCAGTCTTAGTCAATCACAAAGTAGACAAACAGGGATTCCTCAGTTTCGCTCTTATCCCTATGCACAACTTGTAGATGGTAGTGGAAATTCTGCGATCATTGCCAAGGATTTTAGGGCTACTTACGTTGATACAGCTGGTGGAGGGCAACTTTTAGATTGGAAATTTAGGCCTTTGGATGAAATCAAATTGGCAGATTCAAGAAATATGGATCGTCTAATTAATCTAAATCTTGGACTCACATATAGGATTAATAGCTGGCTTAGCACCCAGTTTTTAGCTCAATATTCTGTAAATAGTAGCGACGCTAGGACTTTGTACAATAAGAACTCCTATTTTGTAAGAGATCTAATAAATAGGTATACAAATTTAGATTACTCTGATCCTCAAATGAGATATCCAATTCCTAGAGGAGGAATATTGGATTATGGAAATAGCAAAGCAACATCATATAACTTTCGAGGACAAATTAGCATAAATAAAACTATAGGAATTAACCATTTAATAACCGGCTTAATAGCCTCTGATATTTCTGAAACAAATGCCTCTGCAAGCAGCAATAGACTTTATGGATACAATGATCAGGTTGGGGCCTATGATTCCTATATTGACTATAGAGGGCAATTTAAGCAGTATGGCACTTCATCCTTCGCTCAAGTTCCTCAGAGAGGAGCTTTTGTAGAGAATAGTATTAATAGATTTGTTTCACTAACAACCAATTTGGCTTATACTTTCAAGGATCGATATACTGTATATGGAAGTGCCAGGAGGGACGGCGCGAATATTTTCGGCATAACTTCGAACAAAAAATGGAAACCTTTATGGTCTGCCGGCGGGTCATGGCAAATTAACAAAGAATCTTTTTTTTCAGTTAACTGGGTGTCTAATCTTAAGCTAAGATTTTCTTACGGTTATTCCGGAAATGTGAATAATTCTGCTACAGGATATTCTACCATGGCTTACAATATCGACCCTGCTCAGTTTACAGGTTTACTATATGGTGATGTCGGAAGCCCTCCAAATCCAGATTTGAGATGGGAAGAGGTTCGTGTGCGAAACATTGGGATTGACTTTTCGCTATTCAAAAATCGATTTGAGGGAAGCGTTGATTTTTTTAATAAAGAATCGAAGGATTTAATTTCTGCGATTGATTTACCTTCTTCTTCGGGTGTTTTGTCGTATTTCGTTAATTCAGCCAGCTTGAAGGGAAATGGGATTGAAATCAATCTTAAAGCAACACTCCTGAAAAGGAATATTTCCTGGGTCACTCAGTTTGGATTGAGCCATGCTAGGATGAAAGTAACTAAAATATTTTTGCCTCGGTTATATAGGGCTGCAGATTTCATTTCTTTTGGAATTAACCCATCTGTTGGGAAATTGGCTTATGGTTTATCTAGCTACAGTTGGGGAGGACTTGATGCTTTAACCGGTGACCCGCAAGGATATTTAGATGGGAAAGTAAGCAAGAACTACATTGATATTTTCAATGATAGCGTAGGGAATCAAGTTTTTCATGGATCTTCAATTCCATTATATTCTGGCTTTATAAACAATACTTTTAGTTGGAAAGGCCTGACTGCTTCTTTTAATATTTCGTATAAGTTAAACTTTTATTATAGAAAACCTGCTTTGAATTACGGGCTACTATTTTCTGCATGGGACGGTATAAGTGATTATTCAAAGAGATGGCAAAAGCCAGGCGACGAAAAAGTAACAAATGTACCTTCGATGATTTACCCTATTTCATCTGATCTTCAAGGGCGTGACGACTTCTACCAGTTCTCAGAAATAAATGTCTTAAGGGGGGATAATGTTAGACTTGAGGATTTCAGGATTCAGTATACCCTTAATGTTGACCAAATAAAGATATTGAAGCAGATGAGTTGTTTTGTCTATGTGAATAATCTCAATATTATCCTTTGGAAAAAAGACAAATCTGGGAATGACCCTGATTTTACTGGAGGAATTAAATACATTATTCCTACGCCAAAAACATTTACAATAGGAGTTAATGTAGGGCTCTAG
- a CDS encoding FecR family protein: MMEKNVEERVKELIVLKITNKLSEEQSKELDELRKIPGVNLFIEKMTKEYLVEEIKVIKKLDERKSLVWDSMRPGIEFRKKVLTLWQRVAIAASFVIVVSGGVYLYFNMTRNNDPVVAGKKQDLLQQDILPPEGTAILTLADGRKVALDGKQNPALANQGGSSISNESDGLVYKQGEAAKEVLNTVTTPRGVMFSVTMADGTRAWLNTASSIRYPAAFTGSERRVTITGEVYFDVAKDAKRPFIVMADNSEIRVLGTQFNVNAYSNEPSVRTTLVTGKVEVGMPAINDKAVLKPGQQARAQRGDAALALIKNADLEEVTGWRNDKFVFQGEGASIQDIMKQLQRYYDIDVEYQGKIPDDHFVAIMPRSLPISRILQVLQKTERIKFRIDDRKVIVMP, encoded by the coding sequence ATGATGGAGAAAAACGTTGAAGAACGAGTAAAGGAATTGATTGTTTTGAAGATAACAAATAAGTTGTCCGAAGAACAGAGCAAGGAGTTGGATGAGTTGAGAAAAATTCCTGGTGTGAATTTGTTCATTGAAAAAATGACGAAAGAATATCTCGTAGAGGAGATCAAAGTCATCAAGAAATTAGATGAGCGCAAATCCCTCGTATGGGATAGTATGCGGCCAGGTATTGAATTCAGAAAGAAAGTGCTTACACTCTGGCAAAGGGTTGCGATTGCCGCTTCTTTTGTGATTGTTGTTTCAGGTGGTGTTTACCTCTATTTTAATATGACCAGGAACAATGATCCGGTGGTGGCAGGGAAAAAACAAGATCTTTTACAACAGGATATTTTACCTCCCGAAGGAACTGCTATTTTAACACTTGCTGATGGCAGGAAGGTGGCGCTCGATGGCAAGCAGAATCCGGCACTCGCCAATCAGGGTGGCAGTTCCATCAGTAATGAGTCCGACGGACTTGTATACAAACAGGGTGAGGCTGCAAAGGAAGTACTGAATACAGTGACCACTCCACGTGGTGTGATGTTCTCAGTAACGATGGCGGATGGGACAAGAGCCTGGCTGAACACAGCGAGCTCTATCAGGTATCCTGCAGCATTCACGGGAAGCGAACGTCGTGTAACCATTACCGGTGAAGTATACTTCGATGTTGCGAAGGATGCCAAACGACCTTTCATTGTAATGGCTGATAATTCCGAGATCCGCGTTTTAGGCACTCAGTTCAATGTGAATGCCTATTCAAACGAACCTTCAGTAAGGACCACATTGGTCACAGGTAAGGTGGAAGTAGGAATGCCGGCGATCAACGATAAAGCAGTATTGAAACCTGGTCAGCAGGCCAGGGCACAGAGAGGTGATGCTGCACTAGCTCTTATAAAAAATGCAGATCTTGAAGAGGTGACCGGCTGGAGGAACGACAAATTCGTTTTCCAGGGAGAGGGCGCCAGTATACAGGACATCATGAAGCAGCTCCAGCGGTATTATGATATCGATGTCGAGTACCAGGGCAAGATTCCTGATGATCATTTTGTAGCTATCATGCCCCGGTCACTGCCGATCAGCCGGATCCTGCAGGTATTGCAGAAGACCGAGCGGATCAAGTTCCGGATCGATGATAGAAAAGTTATCGTAATGCCATGA
- a CDS encoding RNA polymerase sigma factor, whose product MIIGGYYKDELEFIHAFHLKEERSFNLLFDEFYSEIVYFSYKLTNNEAVAEEIVADSFMKVFNRSTAFPSIANIKSFLYITSRNACFDYLSREKTRSRNNYEFLYFMEEEDGSPLDFERMNAELIATLHKEIKKLPPLSQKVITLRVFEQLEPNKVAEVLGISYQTVKNQTWIATNRLKNSLPLLKKHVAEFVLAIVSSVLF is encoded by the coding sequence ATGATCATTGGTGGTTACTACAAAGATGAACTTGAATTCATTCATGCATTTCATTTGAAGGAAGAAAGGTCTTTCAATCTTTTATTTGATGAGTTTTATAGTGAGATCGTTTACTTCTCCTATAAGCTCACGAATAATGAAGCAGTGGCTGAAGAGATTGTTGCTGATTCCTTCATGAAAGTGTTCAATCGCTCTACTGCATTCCCGAGTATTGCGAATATCAAATCCTTCCTTTATATAACGAGCAGGAATGCCTGCTTTGATTATCTCTCACGCGAGAAGACCAGGAGCAGGAACAACTATGAATTCCTCTATTTCATGGAAGAGGAAGACGGCTCCCCGCTTGACTTTGAGCGGATGAACGCAGAACTGATAGCTACACTTCACAAGGAAATAAAAAAGCTTCCACCACTTTCACAAAAGGTAATTACGTTAAGAGTTTTTGAGCAGCTTGAACCGAATAAGGTTGCTGAGGTGCTCGGAATTTCTTATCAGACTGTGAAAAATCAGACCTGGATCGCAACTAACAGATTGAAGAATTCTTTACCGCTGTTGAAGAAGCACGTTGCTGAATTTGTACTAGCGATCGTTAGTTCTGTTTTATTTTGA
- a CDS encoding arylamine N-acetyltransferase family protein, whose translation MDIKAYHERIGYTGGSEPTLETLIALQKAHLLTVPFENLDIHRNIPIYIDPGAQFDKVVRKRRGGFCYELNSLFYQLLHAMKFETIMVSARTYNYERGNFEPEYDHMSILVYVHHILYLVDVGYGDFAMRPLELDFQMDQDDERNIYRMRTHDMNDLLVSRIENHTAKPLYVFTHTPCRLREFEEMCKYHQISPGSRFTRKRLVTMPTENGRKTLSGNTFTVTYGKGDFEVEIETEEEVKELLKREFGIDLQYS comes from the coding sequence ATGGATATTAAAGCCTACCATGAAAGAATCGGGTACACCGGCGGATCCGAGCCAACACTGGAAACTTTGATCGCCCTGCAGAAAGCACATCTGCTGACAGTACCGTTCGAAAACCTCGATATTCACCGGAACATTCCTATCTACATCGATCCCGGGGCGCAGTTCGACAAAGTGGTGCGCAAAAGGAGAGGCGGTTTCTGTTACGAGCTCAACAGCCTGTTCTACCAATTGCTGCATGCCATGAAATTCGAGACCATCATGGTATCTGCGCGAACCTATAATTATGAGCGCGGCAATTTTGAACCCGAGTATGATCATATGAGCATACTGGTTTACGTTCACCATATTTTGTACCTGGTGGATGTGGGCTATGGTGATTTTGCCATGCGGCCATTGGAGCTGGACTTCCAGATGGACCAGGATGATGAGCGCAATATCTACCGGATGCGCACACATGACATGAATGATCTGCTGGTAAGCAGGATAGAGAATCATACTGCCAAACCGCTGTATGTTTTCACGCATACTCCCTGCAGGTTGCGTGAGTTCGAGGAGATGTGCAAGTATCATCAAATCAGCCCCGGATCGAGGTTTACAAGGAAGCGGCTGGTAACGATGCCTACGGAGAATGGCAGAAAAACATTAAGCGGCAATACTTTTACGGTAACATATGGCAAGGGTGATTTTGAAGTGGAGATAGAAACGGAGGAGGAAGTGAAGGAGTTGTTGAAAAGGGAATTCGGGATCGATCTTCAATATTCCTGA
- a CDS encoding RNA polymerase sigma factor, with product MTEQDLIQQLRSGDELSFKKLVEDCQDMVYNTALSIVHDTSDSEDVAQEVFIQVYRSIDQFKGDSRLSTWIYRITVTKSLDLIRSRKRKKRFAFITSLFGPDNEVLHDPVNFHHPGVVLDQKEQAAILFRLIDQLPENQKTAFILLKSEELSYQEIAQVMNLSVSAVESLLFRARQNLRKLLESQPGQNRK from the coding sequence TTGACAGAACAGGATCTGATACAACAACTCCGCAGTGGAGATGAGCTTTCGTTTAAAAAGTTGGTGGAAGACTGCCAGGATATGGTTTACAACACGGCCCTCAGCATTGTGCACGATACTTCCGATTCGGAAGACGTGGCGCAGGAAGTGTTCATCCAGGTGTACCGCTCCATCGACCAGTTCAAGGGCGACAGCCGTCTCAGCACCTGGATCTACCGGATCACGGTAACGAAGAGTCTTGACCTGATCCGGAGCCGGAAACGGAAGAAACGGTTCGCGTTCATCACCAGCCTGTTTGGCCCGGACAATGAAGTGCTCCATGACCCCGTGAATTTCCACCATCCCGGCGTGGTGCTGGACCAGAAGGAGCAGGCCGCCATCCTGTTCAGGCTGATAGACCAGCTGCCGGAAAACCAGAAAACAGCCTTTATTTTATTGAAATCCGAGGAGTTGAGCTACCAGGAAATAGCCCAGGTGATGAATCTGAGCGTTTCGGCGGTGGAATCCCTGCTGTTCAGGGCCCGCCAGAACCTCCGTAAACTGCTGGAGTCGCAGCCCGGTCAGAACAGGAAATAG
- a CDS encoding LytR/AlgR family response regulator transcription factor, giving the protein MQTFFFVKEQGRYVRVDFASILYIEARSNYVQIVTSSRVFMCLVSMRQIEKLLPAEGFCRVHRSYIVGISSIQSFDKERIYMEDRMIPIGDRYRSALHRSVTMVRCKNSDAMMMDEEDAMILVDEED; this is encoded by the coding sequence ATGCAGACATTCTTTTTTGTTAAGGAACAGGGGCGTTACGTACGCGTGGATTTTGCTTCCATCTTATACATAGAAGCAAGAAGCAATTATGTGCAGATCGTTACCTCCTCCCGTGTGTTCATGTGCCTGGTATCGATGCGCCAGATTGAAAAATTATTACCGGCAGAAGGCTTCTGCCGCGTACACCGCTCTTATATCGTGGGAATTTCCAGCATCCAGAGCTTCGACAAGGAGAGGATCTATATGGAAGACCGTATGATCCCCATTGGAGACCGCTATCGCAGCGCCCTGCACCGCAGCGTTACCATGGTTCGCTGCAAGAACAGCGATGCTATGATGATGGATGAAGAAGATGCCATGATCCTGGTGGATGAGGAGGATTGA
- a CDS encoding VOC family protein has product MATIHPYLNFMGNTEEVFNFYKSVFGGEFVNVTRFSDMPGMAANLPEAEKNQIMHIALPINKDVMLMGTDALESQGHKAVNGTAISLAITPDSKEDGERLFNALSAGGSVEVPYDKAPWGAWFGMFNDKYGIKWMVNFDEK; this is encoded by the coding sequence ATGGCAACGATCCATCCTTACCTTAATTTCATGGGTAATACGGAGGAGGTTTTCAATTTCTACAAATCAGTATTTGGCGGTGAGTTCGTAAACGTTACCCGGTTCAGCGATATGCCGGGAATGGCGGCCAATCTGCCTGAGGCTGAAAAGAACCAGATCATGCACATCGCCCTGCCGATCAATAAGGATGTGATGCTGATGGGAACCGATGCATTGGAATCACAGGGACATAAGGCTGTTAATGGTACGGCCATTTCACTGGCCATTACGCCTGATTCCAAAGAAGACGGAGAACGGCTCTTCAATGCCTTGTCTGCCGGTGGTTCTGTGGAAGTGCCTTATGATAAAGCTCCCTGGGGCGCCTGGTTCGGGATGTTCAACGATAAATACGGTATCAAATGGATGGTGAACTTCGACGAGAAATAA
- a CDS encoding glycosyltransferase: protein MNRQRDIICFSLSRWDSEISSPALSLAKEFARNNRVFYIDHPFSWKDYYQLKNTEQIKRRKPALLHGKEPYSNPPGLPANLTVVTTRLTWPINFLPPGALYNSMAALNNRIVLRTIRQLIKDYKLKDFIYLNFFDPYFVQELPDDIKALTAASVYQSMDDISQVAYSHRHGTRLEETIISNFDYTLCTSKELTRLKSPFSKNVFFHPNAADIDIFKTALTQTIPKPEALQSIDPNKKIIGYTGSIEYRSDFELLRKIAEHHSDKILFFVGPIQGNEHEEAGLTNMPNVIFAGPRKITELPAFLQYFDCVIIPFRKNTLTKSIYPLKINEYLAAGKPVIATHFSEDIYTFKEVAYIADSHEQFLQLIDTAIDENNSTLQQKRVDVASQNTWAARVSQFWRILGF from the coding sequence ATGAACAGGCAACGCGATATCATTTGTTTCAGCCTCAGCAGATGGGATTCAGAGATCTCCTCACCGGCATTATCGCTTGCCAAAGAATTTGCACGCAATAACCGCGTATTCTATATCGATCATCCTTTCAGCTGGAAAGATTATTACCAGCTCAAAAATACAGAGCAGATCAAACGCAGGAAACCAGCCCTGCTGCATGGCAAAGAGCCTTACAGCAATCCTCCGGGCCTGCCTGCCAACCTAACGGTGGTGACCACACGATTAACCTGGCCCATCAATTTCCTGCCACCGGGCGCCCTCTACAACAGTATGGCTGCCCTGAACAACAGGATCGTGCTGCGCACCATCCGTCAACTCATCAAAGATTACAAACTGAAGGATTTTATCTATCTCAATTTCTTCGATCCCTACTTTGTACAAGAACTGCCGGATGATATCAAAGCACTGACGGCAGCTTCTGTATACCAGTCGATGGATGATATTTCGCAGGTGGCATACTCGCACCGTCATGGTACCAGACTGGAAGAAACAATCATCAGCAATTTCGATTACACTCTCTGCACCTCCAAAGAGCTGACAAGATTGAAATCGCCTTTTTCAAAAAATGTATTCTTCCATCCCAATGCGGCGGACATCGATATTTTCAAAACAGCCTTAACGCAAACAATTCCCAAACCGGAAGCGTTACAATCCATCGATCCCAATAAAAAGATCATCGGATATACAGGCAGCATCGAATACCGCTCGGATTTCGAACTGCTCAGAAAGATCGCTGAACACCATTCAGACAAGATCCTCTTCTTCGTTGGCCCCATCCAGGGCAATGAACATGAAGAAGCCGGCCTCACCAACATGCCGAACGTGATCTTTGCCGGCCCGCGCAAGATCACAGAACTTCCAGCCTTCCTGCAATACTTCGATTGCGTGATCATCCCATTCCGAAAGAATACGCTCACCAAAAGCATCTATCCCCTCAAGATCAATGAATACCTGGCCGCAGGGAAACCTGTTATCGCCACTCATTTCTCCGAAGACATTTACACTTTCAAGGAGGTAGCGTATATCGCTGACTCACACGAACAATTCCTGCAACTTATCGATACCGCTATCGATGAAAACAATTCCACACTGCAGCAAAAACGCGTTGATGTTGCTTCGCAAAATACCTGGGCTGCGCGGGTCTCTCAATTTTGGCGCATTCTCGGGTTTTAA
- the rfbD gene encoding dTDP-4-dehydrorhamnose reductase, whose protein sequence is MAKPIILITGANGQLGSELRALQQQYPAYQFIGTDRHALSIQDEAAVNAWFNQHQPAYCINAAAYTAVDKAETDQEQAYAINANGTGYLSAACAAHGTKFIHVSTDYVFNGSSSQPYKETDPTDPINAYGASKLKGEELSLQNNADSIIIRTAWVYSEFGNNFVKTMLRLMKDRPALNVVNDQIGAPTYAADLAAAILQIIDKGNWKPGIYHYSNQGRISWYDFAVAIRNHSGSNCEVHPIPTSQYPTPAKRPSFSLLNTEKIQSAFQLQIPAWEESLLRCLQQLNVSA, encoded by the coding sequence ATGGCAAAACCTATCATCCTGATCACCGGCGCTAACGGACAACTGGGCTCAGAGCTCAGGGCCCTCCAGCAGCAGTATCCCGCTTACCAGTTCATCGGCACGGACCGTCATGCACTAAGTATCCAGGATGAAGCAGCAGTGAATGCCTGGTTCAATCAGCATCAACCGGCATACTGCATCAATGCTGCTGCCTACACTGCCGTTGACAAAGCAGAAACCGATCAGGAGCAGGCTTATGCTATCAATGCTAACGGTACAGGATACCTGTCCGCGGCATGCGCTGCCCATGGCACCAAATTCATACACGTATCAACCGACTACGTGTTCAATGGTAGTTCCTCCCAACCATACAAGGAAACGGACCCTACAGATCCCATCAATGCATACGGCGCATCCAAACTGAAAGGAGAGGAGCTCAGCCTGCAGAACAACGCAGACAGCATCATCATCCGCACAGCCTGGGTGTATTCCGAATTCGGTAACAACTTCGTGAAAACGATGCTGCGCCTGATGAAGGACCGCCCTGCTCTTAACGTGGTAAACGACCAGATCGGCGCGCCCACCTATGCAGCAGACCTGGCCGCTGCCATTCTGCAGATCATCGATAAGGGCAACTGGAAACCCGGCATCTATCATTACAGCAACCAGGGCCGCATCAGCTGGTACGATTTTGCAGTAGCCATCAGGAACCATAGCGGCAGCAATTGTGAAGTGCATCCCATCCCAACTTCTCAATATCCAACACCAGCAAAACGACCTTCGTTCTCCCTGCTGAACACAGAAAAGATACAGTCGGCCTTCCAGCTGCAGATACCTGCCTGGGAAGAAAGCCTGCTGCGTTGTCTTCAGCAACTAAACGTTTCCGCATAA
- the rfbC gene encoding dTDP-4-dehydrorhamnose 3,5-epimerase — MPFIETDFPGLIIFEPAVFEDNRGYFFESYNDKVFEQMEIGPFLQDNQSHSKYGVIRGLHYQLAPHAQAKLVRVLSGTIQDIAVDIRKGSPTFGKVFSIELSAENKKQLYIPGGFAHGFSVLSETADVLYKCDTFYNKEAEGGIIYNDPSLNIDWKIPADKVIVSPKDLLNSSFAECLNNFEFHA, encoded by the coding sequence ATGCCTTTCATTGAAACAGATTTTCCAGGGCTGATCATTTTTGAACCTGCGGTGTTTGAAGACAATCGTGGCTATTTTTTCGAATCCTATAACGACAAGGTATTTGAACAAATGGAGATAGGCCCCTTTCTGCAAGACAATCAATCGCATTCCAAATATGGTGTGATCCGCGGCCTGCACTATCAGCTTGCTCCTCATGCACAGGCCAAACTGGTGCGTGTACTCAGCGGCACTATCCAGGATATTGCAGTGGATATCCGCAAAGGCTCACCCACTTTCGGCAAAGTATTCTCTATTGAACTCTCTGCCGAAAATAAAAAGCAGCTATACATTCCCGGTGGATTCGCTCATGGTTTTTCCGTGCTCAGTGAAACAGCGGATGTATTGTATAAATGCGATACCTTCTACAACAAGGAAGCAGAAGGAGGAATCATTTACAATGATCCTTCACTGAATATCGACTGGAAGATACCGGCAGATAAAGTGATTGTTTCACCCAAAGACCTGCTGAATTCTTCCTTTGCTGAATGCCTCAATAATTTCGAATTCCACGCATAA